The genomic window AAGGTTTAGGGTTTAAGGTTCAGGGTGTTGACGCATTAACCTTACGCCATTCACCTTAAACCTTACACCTTTATTCATATTTAAGTGCATCAATAGTGTTTGCATTCGCGGCTTTATAAGATCGAAAGCTTACTGTTATTAAAGTAATCAGCATTGATATCACCATAGCCATAACAAATGGCCAAACGCTCAGATCTACCCTATAGGCAAAGCCCGAAAGCCATTTCGAAACAAATAAATAAGCCAGCGGACATGCTACCATGTTTGCGATAAATACCATCAATAAAAAAGATCCGTTAAGCATTTTCACCAATTGTAAGGTAGATGCACCCAAAACTTTACGGATAGCCACTTCTTTTGTTCTTTGCATGGCCACAAAAGAGATTAGACCAAACAAACCTATAAAGGAAATAAAAATGATTACACTGGCAAATACTTTAAATAATATTCCCATAACCCGTTCACTTTCGTAGTAATTTTTTATCCTGTCGTTAACAAAATTTGCATCGTAAATGTTGTTCGGAAAAGTATTAGTCCATAAGGCTTCTATTTGTTTCGTTGTAGCGATCAGATGGTTGCCTTCTAACTTTATCGCAGCCTGCCAATATTGATTTTTATCTGCAGAAATAGCCAAACCCGAAATTCTTTCTTTCAACGATTTATCATTATAATCTTTCACCACCCCGACAATGGGAATATTAATTCCATTGGTATTGATTGTTTTGCCCAAGGCATTTTCGGGCCTGCTTATACCGACTTTTTTAAGGAAAGTTTCATTCACCACATATCCATTGGCAGTATCGCTTTTCATAAAAATTTTACCGGCAATTATTTTTAAATCAAAAAGCTTAAAATAATCCTCGTCGGCCTTACAGGTTCGTACCTCGAAATCTTTATTCATTACCCCATTAAAGGTAAAATTAGTAGAATTTACATTCTGAGATAAAGGTGGTGCCTGGCAATAGCTTAACAACTGTACACCAGGGATTTTCAAAACCCTTTCTTTAAAATTATCACGCTTGCCCCTGCTTATATTGTCTCCAGGCATTCCCACCATTACTACCGCAGCAGAATTAAAACCTAATGGTTTTTGTTGCAGGTAATCCATTTGATTTACAATTACAATGGTTCCGATGATAAGTATAACAGTAATTGCAAACTGAACCACAACTAAGATTTTACGCAGGCTTAAACCATTATTATTAAGGTTAACTTTATTTTTTATGGCCAAAGCAGGATTGAAGCCAGATATAATCATAGCCGGATAAAAGCCAGCCAAAAAGCTAACAAATGCAACCAGCAAAATCATAAATAAGAAAATAACCGGATGACCGAACAAACTGAAGGTAATTCGATTTTTGAAAAGGTTCTGCATGGACGGTATGGCCAACTCGCTAATGATGCAGGCGACCAATAAGGCAATTAATACCAATACAACCGTTTCGGTTAAAAACTGCACAATAAGCTGTTTACGTTTGCTTCCCATTACTTTTCGTACGCCAACCTCTTTAGATCGGTTAATGGCCTGTGCCGTATTTAAATTAATAAAGTTAATACAGGCGGTACAGATTAAAAACAATCCGATAATGGCAAGACCATAAATCTGGCTTTTGGCGATTGTTGCATCTGCATAATTATCATAACGCTCATCAAAATGGATCTCTTTTAAAGCCTGAAGTCTGTTGACCTGATTGCCTTCAATTTTCCTATCTGCATAATATTTTTTATTAAATTTTGCCATTGCACCATCAAGATCTGATTTGTTCAGTCCTTCTTTAAGCAATACATAACTACTTAAGCTCGAGTTTATGCAATCCCAGCAATCCCTATTACCATAATAATCATATAAATTTTGGTAAGCGATTACTATTTTTAGTGGAAAACTTGAGTTTTGTGGCATATCCTGAAATACCCCAGTAACCCTTAATTGTGTCTTTGTGCCTAGCGTAATACTTTTGCCTATTGCATTGTTTATGCTGCCAAAATATTTAATGGCCATCGCTTCAGATAGGGTTACACTGTTAGGTGCTTTTAACGCTTCCGCTGGTTTGCCATATTTCCAGTTGATATGGAGTACCTCAAAAAATTCGGGTTCGGCGAAGTAAATGCTCTCATTGCTCTTTAAAATTTCCTTACCGCTATCATTCTTAACATGTACTATATCATCCATTTTAGCTATGGCACCAACTTTTTCTATACCTGCTATTTCATTTCTTGCTGCCGCGGTAAAAGGTATGGGCACGCCGGCAGAGAAATCATCAAAAGCATTATATTTCCAATCAGTAACTACCCGATAAATCCGGTCTTCATTTTGATAACCTTCATCAAAACTGAGTTGAAAACGGATAAAAATAAAAATGAGGATGCAACTGGCCATCCCGATAGAAAGCCCCAGAATATTGATCAAGGTATACCCCTTGTTTTTCCAAAGGTTTCGCCACGCGATTTTTAAGTTGAGTTTAAACATAAGGCCTAAGGTTTAAGGTGTAAGGTTTAGGGTGTTGGCGCCTTACCTTACGCCTTTTCACCTTAAACCTTACACCTTTATTCATATTTAAGTGCGTCAATGGTATTGGCAACCGCTGCTTTATACGAGCGGATGCTTACGGTAATCAATGTAATGACCATAGAAATAATCATGGCAAATACAAAAGGCCAGATATTTAAGTCAATGCGATAAGTAAAAGTGGCAAGCCATTTGGCAACAAATAAATAAGCAAGCGGCCAGGCTACCAAATTGGCAAGAAAAACCATCAGCAAAAATGAGCCATTTAACATTTTAACCAATTCTAATGTAGAAGCACCCAAAACCTTTCTGATGGCAACTTCGCGGGTTCTCTGTGTAGCCACGAAAGAGATCAGTCCAAATAAACCAATAAAGGAAATAAAAATGATCACCCCGGCAAACACCTTAAAAAGGGCGCCCATTATTTTTTCGGTTTGATAATATTCACTGATTTTATCATCCATAAAAGTAGATCCATAAACATATTCGGGCAGTACTGTGTTCCATGTTTTTTCTATAGCCTGCATAGCCGGTAAAATACTTTTACTATCAAGCTTTACAGCTATAGTGTTGTACGATTCTTTATCGCTATTAATCACAATCGGAGAAATAGGCTCGTGCAAACTCATATTGTTAAAATCTTTAACTACACCAATGATGTTGCCTGTTTTATCATTGATCCTGATGGTTTTCCCAATCGCATCGTTATAGTTAACTACATTGAGCTTTTTTAACATGGTTTCGTTTACTACAATATCTTTGAGTGTATCACTCTTTGATAAGCCTTTACCAGCAATAATTTCTAAACCAAATGTTTTAAAATAGTTTTCATCTCCTGTTTTGGTGTTGGCCTGAAAAGTTGATCTTACCGTTCCATTGTACCTGAAATTACTTTCGTTATTAAAATCAGAGGATGGTGCTGCACTGCAATAGCTGGTTGATAATACGCCTGGAATTTTATTAATTTGATCCTGCAAAGTATGGTATCGGGTAATTGCCATGCTATCATAAGGCACATCAACCAAGGCTACCGCTGTAGGGATAAAACCAAGGGGCTTTTCTCGCATATAACTCATCTGCCTTAATACAACCAAAGTGCCTATAATCAAAATAATAGTGATTGCAAATTGAATAACAACAAGAATCTTCCTCAAACTTAAACCTGCAGCATTCGCGGTAATTTTATTTTTAATGGCTAATGCGGGGCTATAACCAGACATGACCATTGCTGGATAAAAACCGGCTAAAAAGCTTACCAGCAATACCAAAACAACCATAAATACAAATATG from Flavobacterium sp. W4I14 includes these protein-coding regions:
- a CDS encoding putative ABC transport system permease protein (product_source=KO:K02004; cog=COG0577; ko=KO:K02004; pfam=PF02687,PF12704; transmembrane_helix_parts=Inside_1_20,TMhelix_21_43,Outside_44_287,TMhelix_288_310,Inside_311_334,TMhelix_335_357,Outside_358_376,TMhelix_377_399,Inside_400_431,TMhelix_432_454,Outside_455_677,TMhelix_678_700,Inside_701_721,TMhelix_722_744,Outside_745_758,TMhelix_759_781,Inside_782_798), which encodes MFKLNLKIAWRNLWKNKGYTLINILGLSIGMASCILIFIFIRFQLSFDEGYQNEDRIYRVVTDWKYNAFDDFSAGVPIPFTAAARNEIAGIEKVGAIAKMDDIVHVKNDSGKEILKSNESIYFAEPEFFEVLHINWKYGKPAEALKAPNSVTLSEAMAIKYFGSINNAIGKSITLGTKTQLRVTGVFQDMPQNSSFPLKIVIAYQNLYDYYGNRDCWDCINSSLSSYVLLKEGLNKSDLDGAMAKFNKKYYADRKIEGNQVNRLQALKEIHFDERYDNYADATIAKSQIYGLAIIGLFLICTACINFINLNTAQAINRSKEVGVRKVMGSKRKQLIVQFLTETVVLVLIALLVACIISELAIPSMQNLFKNRITFSLFGHPVIFLFMILLVAFVSFLAGFYPAMIISGFNPALAIKNKVNLNNNGLSLRKILVVVQFAITVILIIGTIVIVNQMDYLQQKPLGFNSAAVVMVGMPGDNISRGKRDNFKERVLKIPGVQLLSYCQAPPLSQNVNSTNFTFNGVMNKDFEVRTCKADEDYFKLFDLKIIAGKIFMKSDTANGYVVNETFLKKVGISRPENALGKTINTNGINIPIVGVVKDYNDKSLKERISGLAISADKNQYWQAAIKLEGNHLIATTKQIEALWTNTFPNNIYDANFVNDRIKNYYESERVMGILFKVFASVIIFISFIGLFGLISFVAMQRTKEVAIRKVLGASTLQLVKMLNGSFLLMVFIANMVACPLAYLFVSKWLSGFAYRVDLSVWPFVMAMVISMLITLITVSFRSYKAANANTIDALKYE
- a CDS encoding putative ABC transport system permease protein (product_source=KO:K02004; cog=COG0577; ko=KO:K02004; pfam=PF02687,PF12704; superfamily=90123; tigrfam=TIGR03434; transmembrane_helix_parts=Inside_1_20,TMhelix_21_43,Outside_44_289,TMhelix_290_312,Inside_313_335,TMhelix_336_358,Outside_359_377,TMhelix_378_400,Inside_401_431,TMhelix_432_451,Outside_452_678,TMhelix_679_701,Inside_702_725,TMhelix_726_748,Outside_749_762,TMhelix_763_785,Inside_786_799); translation: MFKLNLKIAWRNLWKNKGYTFINVLGLSIGMASCILIFIFIRYQLSFDENFKNEDRIYRVISGWKTPDNFFESAGTPRPLPAAMRNDFKQQFDKVAAIQAGGGIIKVKDESGKERIKTSEKVHYAEPDFFEILSFKWLEGNPRQSLSQPNTVVLSDEMADKLFGDWHKAVGKSVNFQNKVDLKVTGIIEKTPDNSSFPLKVIISYKTYQNQGRPESINWGTVSSTSECYVLLKEGASIEDASKSIPQFITKYYKRDNVSKESHRFQQLRDIHYNADLGNFANKVMPKKELYGLAIIGAFLLLTACINFINLATAQAVSRGKEVGVRKVMGSLRRQLIVQFLTETLTITVISLLVGCVLTEAALPGMQSLFKDHISFSIIEHPIIFVFMVVLVLLVSFLAGFYPAMVMSGYSPALAIKNKITANAAGLSLRKILVVIQFAITIILIIGTLVVLRQMSYMREKPLGFIPTAVALVDVPYDSMAITRYHTLQDQINKIPGVLSTSYCSAAPSSDFNNESNFRYNGTVRSTFQANTKTGDENYFKTFGLEIIAGKGLSKSDTLKDIVVNETMLKKLNVVNYNDAIGKTIRINDKTGNIIGVVKDFNNMSLHEPISPIVINSDKESYNTIAVKLDSKSILPAMQAIEKTWNTVLPEYVYGSTFMDDKISEYYQTEKIMGALFKVFAGVIIFISFIGLFGLISFVATQRTREVAIRKVLGASTLELVKMLNGSFLLMVFLANLVAWPLAYLFVAKWLATFTYRIDLNIWPFVFAMIISMVITLITVSIRSYKAAVANTIDALKYE